The Theobroma cacao cultivar B97-61/B2 chromosome 2, Criollo_cocoa_genome_V2, whole genome shotgun sequence genome includes the window aactgAACTGGCGTTGTTTGTCATTTCAAGTTAATTAggtaaatttttgaaaaactagATTTTGCATATGTTTTCACTAGTAAtcctttggtttttgtttCATTGGGCAATTTTCAGTGCAGCTATAATGATATCATTTCCATTCGGGCAATTTTTATGGTGCTGGCATAGTCATGCATTTTCATATACTATTAGTGTTTCAATAAGTTTAGTATTCTTTTGGTAGGCATTGAACATTGTTTCTGTCCCCATGCTGGTTCTATTTTCGAGTTATTGCTAGTTTATTAAGTTTCCTGTGTTCTAATGGTATTTTGCCTTGCTTTTGCAGAtctttgttttggttttaCTGGGAGATAGCACTGAAAGCTTCCGTAGTTGAAAATGAGGTACTAATTGGTcaatcctttttcttttcattgctTGGTTTCTGTTGCTTTTCATTTATGGTACACTAACCCTCTCTTTTGGTTTGCTGCTTCTCCCTTTGCAGTCGGCCAATGGAAGAAGAAGTAAGTTAAATGCCTGTTTTTgatgttgttttgttttcacGTAAAATGTATTATGTTTGCTAATATTCATCTCTTGTTTATATAGCCGTCTTGCAAAAGTCATTACCTAAGTATCTTTCCAATTTTTTATTGTCCAAAAGCTTATCAAAGTGTTTGTTGCAGACGACAAAGAATGAGGAAGAGGAATTTAACACAGGACCACTGTCCGTTCTGATGATGAGTGTTAAAAATAACACTCAGGTAATATGCCCATCTTCTGATCCCTTGCAAATACTCATCTACATTTTATTGAGCATGTGCTTATTTAGAACTGAATTTGACTTTTATGGAAGCAGGTTCTCATCAACTGTCGTAACAATAAAAAGCTTCTAGGCCGAGTGAGAGCCTTTGATCGGCACTGCAACATGGTTTTGGAAAATGTCAGGGAGATGTGGACTGaggtttgtttttctttatatgttGTATGCTTTCCCCCAACTTATGAATCTATCGTTACATTTTTATACAAAGGTTAAATTGTTTCATCATCTTATTGTACAGGTACCAAAGACTgggaaaggcaagaaaaagGCACTTCCAGTTAACAAGGACAGATTCATCAGTAAGATGTTCCTTAGGGGAGATTCTGTTATAATTGTTCTTAGAAATCCCAAGTAATGTTAGTACATTTGGTGGTGTCAATTATGAAAACTTCCTTGAGAGCTTGGACTTTGCACTTGCAGTGAATCGCCCTCTCGTCCCTACACCATTTTACCTTCTTCACTGCTTTTCTGTTACTGAAGTTACTGTAGCAAGTATTGTATTAGTTGTAAATTACTAATTCTAGTAAACTTGACAGAAGTGTTTTTTGAGTGACTTTTGCATGTTGTGTTTCCTGAATCAGTACCAGTTATTTTGAGATGTGAATGAACAGCAGGGGAGGATGTGTGAAACAGTTATGTCATGTCAGAACCATGTTGGATGATCAATGCTTTTTAATGTTGAAGTGAGGCCAGCCTAAATCTGACAATGTGTAGCGTCTCTCTGAATGCTATCGTAGTTCTTCTCATCTGTCTGGTTTTTTATCTTCTCCTTTGAATCGTAGTTTGCAGACTCTTCACATCTTTTAATTCTTAAAATGCTCTGCAGCCCCAACAATAGAGAAAATAAGATAAGAGGAACACACCGAGAGGTTAGGCTGAAATTAGCTAATCAAAAACGTTGCTGAATTTCCTCTTTATAAATCTTCTCTTAAAGATGGAAGAAAATCATGAAAATCGAATTTGAAAGCAGAGTTGACAAATCAAGAATTATATCACAAATGTTAATATTAGAAAAAGTATAATGTCCAAAGTTcttaaattatatcaaaaaaatttattaagtttctatatttttgttgtattcaattaaagtttttacttttattttgaaatatacttttattacatttaattaaatgttttatttttattttaaataaacaaGTATATTTCGCTTTTCATTAGCTAATTATAATTAGAGTTAATTACACCTATAAGTTGTCATATAATTTATCACACGATATATTTAACGATAACACTGACACTCAAACTGTCGCTAACTATGACTTGATTTTTTCTGTTTAGCCCAACCACGTCTCAAAATAATTGGTTCAGGGAGCTTCAAATCAAACTCGAATGATTTTCTAGATATtgtgaataataaaaaagagggGTAGGGTAATATATGAAATGGTTTAGCCACATGTCAATGTCAAAATCATTGGatttttatggttatatttcCGTGCAcaagaataattttataaattaatatgatatttttaataaaatacttttaaatcaaatattataatttaatttttttaaaatttttaattaatattttctcATATATATCAAACGTCGCaatgttatttttaaataattacatttttaataaaacatcaaatatcaagAGACAATAACGCACGTTTTAAGATTCGAATTGCTTTCTCACAAACTTTGttctatatatatagaggaaaaaaaaacctgtTTGActtctatattttttaatctcattcaatacttaaaaactatttttgatgattaaataaatgaaataattgtaataaaacttttgtaaattaatatttaataaattaataacttcaattaaataatatttaaccgGTTTAGACTTAAGACTAacatgataaattaataatttattaaatttataagataNCAaactatatatacataattcaATTATAAGGGCTTGGTAAAATATAATTCcaatattacttttttttttttaaattgatgtCTCTTTGGACTTtatctctaacttttcttagTGCATTAAAAAGCTCTGATATAATGTTCTCGtaatgtaaaagaaaattatgcaacATGATTATTCCTTTGAGTGCATCTTTGAGCGAGACAGACTCCAATACGGAATTATCGTCTTCAActgtattttttttgttattttttaagacattttcaaaaaatcgCTTGTCACGAATAGTGATAATTCATAATtcagtaattaaataatattcttaTAATAACAATACATAATACATGCATCAAGTtcaatgtttaaaaaaaaataaaaaataacttgataaattaataaattattaatttattaattaaataatatctagattagttaataaatttttatggtCTCAatagtattaatttataaaagttttattataaatagatCATTGttgacaaaaaataattataatatgaaaaaacAATCATGAACACATCAATATATAGAGAATGACGAAACATTTTTTCACACTTGGAGCAATAAAACAGGGCAGaagttaacaaaaaaaaaaaaagaactttgATGTGTATTTCatactaaaatttaaatttatcataagGTTAAcgtttaaatattttttacataatccctaaaaagataaaaataaactactacaaaaaataagaaaaaaaccgatatcagaaattaaaaaatgaaaaaaaaaatcatatagcTAATTGATTGGTAGAGCTTGAGGGTTATTTGCTATTATTATAATACCTTATAATGAGTTACGAAGTATTCTCAAGCTTACCAAACAACAACCTGTCTTTTATCTTAGTGAGTAGAAACAGCACAGCTGGATTCAACCTATTAACTCCCACTTGGCCACTTTCCATCCAAAATCAAAAGCCATGTTCTTCCTTGTCTATACACAAAACAAATGGCAGCATTAAATGCTTTCCGTGGAAGCTCTCATGTTTCTTGTTGAATCTCTTTGGGCTTTCAAATGTTTCGGCGACGATGTCTTGGTTAGGTAATATGGgttttaagttaaattaattaaatgggGGAGGAGGGTTTAAATTCAAAGATAGAGAGAATCTGTGATGATGGCACTGCCACTgccagaaaaggaaaaagcaaagcaagaaaatccCGTGCTTATCCTCACCAGAAAGTCAGGGCGTGTGGCTCAACATATCTTGCAGAATATTCTGCGCCTACTTTTCTCCGTACCTTTAATGGCTGGCGTGTGCTTGCCACAAgcatcaaaaacaaaaatatcgTAAGGCAATCCAACACCGATTGCTAACAATAGTCGGTATGATAATCTGTTATTAATCTAATACATTTGCAATTCTACGAAAATCAGAGCAAAAACACAgtaaattatgatgaattactatatattttgagcaatttaatcatcaaattgGTACCCGAGATAACATCAAGCAACCAGGATTAATAAACTCTGATACTCTTAGTAATCAGCAGTGTATAGTAATTAGTAACTAGAGACGAAAGGTTCGGGATAACTTAATTTGTTATTCTtcacagagagagagagagagagagagagagagagagaaggcaTTTGAAATATGCATGGCTAAATTCAGTGAAAGGAGGAGGACTAGGTGATGAAGGCAAATAGAAATGGggaatatttttttaattgattcaaTGTCAAGTAGAAACAGGTATGATGACCAAAGGCTAGAAGATATTTCACTAAGCGAAAGGGAACCACATGGCCCGTTCGTATAAGGCAATGAATGAGTAGGCATGATGGCCAGCAGTGGGTGGTCATGTTGGAAAGTTGCTCTGATATCATTCTTCCAATgctgaaaagtaaaaaagcaACACTTCTTTGTTTTcccaatttcctttttctgttTCAGTTTCATAAAAAGAGATCACTTGTTAATGATTTACTTCATCTAAATTACATGATGAAATCTATTACTATGAGAATGAGAAAATGAGTTATACAGTCCAAATgtcatgtcaaaattttaaaaataataaataaaatatttt containing:
- the LOC18610032 gene encoding small nuclear ribonucleoprotein Sm D2 translates to MSRPMEEETTKNEEEEFNTGPLSVLMMSVKNNTQVLINCRNNKKLLGRVRAFDRHCNMVLENVREMWTEVPKTGKGKKKALPVNKDRFISKMFLRGDSVIIVLRNPK